Proteins co-encoded in one Halorussus vallis genomic window:
- a CDS encoding Lrp/AsnC family transcriptional regulator, translating into MATYQLDDVDKQLLNLLQENARYTAIELAEAIGVSDNTIHNRMRQLEEEDVITGYTTTTDYDRTGLRLYFHFSCTARISERADVAEQAMAMPQIIEVTELMTGHENLHLKAVGAEDEDITAIAEKLDNLPLEINDENLIRAEHMQPLDYVEVSERVSEE; encoded by the coding sequence GTGGCGACTTACCAACTGGACGACGTAGACAAGCAGTTACTCAACCTGCTTCAGGAAAACGCGCGGTACACGGCGATCGAGTTGGCCGAAGCGATTGGCGTCTCCGATAACACCATCCACAATCGAATGAGGCAGTTGGAAGAGGAAGACGTCATCACCGGCTACACCACGACGACCGACTACGACCGAACGGGGCTTCGCCTTTACTTCCACTTCAGTTGCACGGCGCGTATCAGCGAACGCGCCGACGTGGCAGAGCAAGCGATGGCGATGCCACAAATCATCGAAGTAACCGAGTTAATGACCGGTCACGAGAATCTCCACTTGAAAGCGGTCGGCGCCGAAGACGAGGACATCACTGCAATTGCCGAGAAACTCGACAACCTCCCGCTCGAAATCAACGACGAGAACCTCATCCGGGCCGAACACATGCAACCGCTCGACTACGTGGAGGTTTCGGAGAGAGTCAGCGAGGAATGA
- a CDS encoding competence/damage-inducible protein A — translation MEVAILTVGDEVLAGDTENTNATWLASRLTDSGATVARILTLPDDRELLAETLEAWAEEFDAVVVTGGLGGTHDDVTVDALADAFDRDLVVEDAVREDVLATVAAYRDENPETVEAHDVEIDVDAWAALPEGSRALLNPEGLCPGCVLENVYAFPGVPAEMKALFEEVAAEFGGDAVSTTLYTPQPEASLLDALDGVRERFDVTVGSYPATEASNRLKVTGTDPDAVAEAVAWLREHVEVTDEK, via the coding sequence ATGGAAGTCGCCATTCTCACCGTCGGCGACGAGGTGCTGGCGGGCGACACCGAGAACACGAACGCGACCTGGCTCGCGAGTCGGCTGACCGACAGCGGCGCGACGGTCGCGCGCATCCTCACGCTGCCCGACGACCGCGAACTGCTGGCGGAGACCCTCGAAGCGTGGGCCGAGGAGTTCGACGCCGTCGTCGTGACCGGCGGCCTCGGCGGCACCCACGACGACGTCACCGTCGACGCGCTGGCCGACGCCTTCGACCGCGATTTGGTCGTCGAGGACGCGGTCCGCGAGGACGTGCTCGCGACCGTGGCCGCCTACCGGGACGAGAACCCCGAGACGGTCGAGGCCCACGACGTGGAGATAGACGTCGACGCGTGGGCGGCGCTTCCGGAGGGGAGTCGCGCGCTGTTGAACCCCGAAGGGCTGTGTCCGGGGTGCGTGCTGGAGAACGTCTACGCCTTCCCGGGCGTGCCGGCCGAGATGAAGGCGCTGTTCGAGGAGGTGGCCGCGGAGTTCGGCGGCGACGCCGTCTCGACCACGCTGTACACGCCCCAACCGGAGGCGTCGCTGCTCGACGCGCTCGACGGCGTCCGCGAGCGCTTCGACGTGACCGTCGGTAGCTACCCGGCCACCGAGGCCAGCAACCGCCTGAAGGTGACCGGGACCGACCCCGACGCGGTCGCCGAGGCGGTCGCGTGGCTCCGCGAGCACGTCGAGGTCACGGACGAGAAGTAG
- a CDS encoding AAA domain-containing protein, whose translation MDGLPALVRVDAEGPERVREGHSYANPAEAERAASLVAELLEAGVRPENVGVITPYDAQVDEIRRALSDAGVPNHGDVEVDTVDAFQGGEREAVVVSLVRSNDEGNVGFLGRGEDGPRRLNVALTRAERFLALVGDWETLRASTDGNDGENGDDGENGYGENGDDAADLYRSLYDYLDERSRTRTTNSAVERSGLLVRPCASGYRHGRPGTPTRSCRRRR comes from the coding sequence ATAGACGGCCTGCCGGCGCTGGTCCGGGTCGACGCGGAGGGGCCCGAGCGGGTTCGGGAGGGTCACTCCTACGCCAACCCCGCGGAAGCCGAGCGGGCGGCCTCGCTGGTGGCCGAACTGCTCGAAGCGGGCGTCAGGCCGGAGAACGTCGGCGTCATCACGCCCTACGACGCCCAGGTCGACGAGATTCGGCGCGCGCTGTCGGACGCGGGCGTCCCGAACCACGGCGACGTGGAGGTCGACACCGTCGACGCCTTTCAGGGCGGCGAGCGCGAGGCGGTCGTGGTTTCGCTGGTCCGGAGCAACGACGAGGGGAACGTGGGGTTCCTCGGCCGCGGCGAGGACGGCCCGCGCCGCCTGAACGTGGCGCTGACTCGGGCCGAGCGGTTCCTCGCGCTCGTCGGCGACTGGGAAACCCTGCGGGCGTCGACCGACGGGAACGACGGTGAAAACGGGGACGACGGCGAGAACGGGTACGGTGAAAACGGCGACGACGCGGCCGACCTCTATCGGTCGCTTTACGACTACCTCGACGAACGCTCTCGGACGAGGACGACGAACTCGGCGGTTGAGCGCTCGGGACTACTCGTCCGACCCTGCGCGTCGGGCTACCGCCACGGGAGGCCGGGGACGCCGACCCGCTCGTGTCGCCGTCGGAGGTAG